A region of Solanum dulcamara chromosome 7, daSolDulc1.2, whole genome shotgun sequence DNA encodes the following proteins:
- the LOC129895501 gene encoding cell division cycle protein 48 homolog, with protein MADPNSSTSDSKNNKKDFSTAILERKKSPNRLIVDEAINDDNSVVSMHPAKMDELQLFRGDTVLLKGKKRKDTVCVVLANDQCEEHKIRLNKVVRANLGIRLGDVVSIHQCPDVKYAKRVHILPIDDTIEGMTGNLFDAYLKPYFLESYRPVRKGDLFVVRGGMRSVEFKVVETEPGEYCVVAPDTEIFCEGEPIKREDEERLNEVGYDDVGGVRKQMAQIRELVELPLRHPQLFKSIGVKPPKGILLFGPPGSGKTLIGRAVANETGAFFFLINGPEIMSKLAGESEGNLRKAFEEAEKNAPSIIFIDELDSIAPKREKTHGEVERRIVSQLLTLMDGLKSRSHVIVMGATNRPNSIDPALRRFGRFDREIDIGVPDEVGRLEILRIHTKNMKLDDNVDLERVARDTHGYVGSDLAALCTEAALQCIREKMDVIDLEDETIDAEVLNSMSVTNEHFQTALGASNPSALRETVVEVPNTSWADIGGLENVKRELQETVQYPVEHPEKFEKFGMSPSKGVLFYGPPGCGKTLLAKAIANECQANFISVKGPELLTMWFGESEANVREIFDKARQSAPCVLFFDELDSIATQRGNSVGDAGGAADRVLNQLLTEMDGMTAKKTVFIIGATNRPDIIDPALLRPGRLDQLIYIPLPDEASRLQIFKACLRKSPVAKDVDLSALARYTHGFSGADITEICQRACKYAIRENIEKDIERERKRSENPEAMDEDDTDEVAEIKAAHFEESMKYARRSVSDADIRKYQIFAQTLQQSRGLGTEFKFAEHAANATETGAAADPFTSVNAAGDDDDLYS; from the exons ATGGCGGACCCGAATTCTTCCACTTCCGATTC GAAAAACAATAAAAAGGATTTTTCGACTGCAATTTTGGAGAGGAAGAAATCCCCTAATCGCCTTATTGTTGATGAGGCCATAAATGATGATAATTCAGTGGTATCTATGCACCCTGCTAAAATGGATGAGCTCCAACTGTTTAGAGGAGATACTGTCTTACTAAAG GGTAAAAAACGAAAGGATACTGTTTGTGTTGTCCTTGCAAATGACCAATGTGAAGAACATAAGATCAGATTGAACAAAGTCGTTCGAGCAAATCTTGGGATTCGACTTGGGGATGTTGTATCTATACACCAGTGTCCTGATGTTAAGTATGCCAAGCGTGTTCATATTCTTCCAATTGATGATACAATTGAGGGGATGACTGGCAACCTGTTTGATGCCTACTTGAAGC CGTACTTCTTGGAGTCTTACCGCCCTGTGAGGAAGGGTGATCTCTTCGTAGTTAGAGGAGGTATGCGCAGTGTTGAATTTAAAGTGGTTGAGACGGAGCCTGGAGAATATTGTGTTGTGGCACCTGATACAGAGATCTTTTGCGAGGGAGAACCAATCAAGCGTGAAGATGAGGAGAGGCTAAATGAAGTTGGATATGATGATGTTGGGGGTGTGAGGAAGCAAATGGCTCAGATTCGTGAGCTCGTTGAACTCCCTCTGAGGCATCCACAGTTGTTCAAGTCGATTGGTGTGAAACCACCAAAAGGTATTCTCCTGTTTGGTCCTCCCGGATCGGGGAAAACCCTGATTGGAAGAGCTGTGGCAAATGAAACTGgtgcttttttctttttgattaatGGGCCTGAAATTATGTCCAAATTGGCTGGTGAGAGTGAGGGTAACTTGAGGAAGGCATTTGAGGAAGCCGAAAAGAATGCGCCGTCtatcatatttattgatgaGTTAGATTCAATTGCTCCAAAGAGAGAAAAGACACACGGTGAAGTTGAGCGGCGAATAGTTTCCCAACTTCTGACATTAATGGATGGGCTCAAGTCTCGATCTCATGTGATTGTCATGGGGGCTACTAACAGACCAAACAGTATTGATCCTGCTCTCAGAAGATTTGGAAGATTTGATCGGGAGATTGACATTGGCGTACCCGATGAAGTAGGGCGGCTGGAGATCCTACGGATTCATACTAAAAATATGAAGCTCGATGATAAT GTTGATCTAGAGAGGGTTGCAAGAGACACACATGGTTATGTCGGATCTGATCTTGCTGCCTTGTGCACTGAGGCTGCGCTGCAGTGTATCAGGGAGAAAATGGATGTTATTGACTTGGAGGATGAGACCATTGATGCTGAAGTGTTAAATTCAATGTCTGTGACTAATGAGCATTTTCAAACTGCTCTTGGTGCTTCAAATCCATCAGCATTACGAGAAACA GTTGTGGAGGTTCCCAACACCTCTTGGGCGGATATTGGGGGGCTGGAAAATGTCAAGCGGGAACTTCAAGAG ACTGTTCAGTATCCGGTTGAGCATCCTGAgaagtttgaaaagtttggaATGTCACCTTCTAAAGGGGTACTTTTCTATGGACCACCTGGTTGTGGCAAAACTTTACTTGCCAAAGCTATTGCAAATGAGTGTCAGGCTAATTTTATAAGTGTGAAAGGACCGGAGTTACTTACAATGTGGTTTGGAGAAAGTGAAGCAAATGTTCGGGAAATATTTGACAAGGCACGGCAGTCTGCTCCATGTGTACTGTTCTTTGATGAACTTGATTCCATTGCTACACAG AGGGGGAATTCCGTGGGAGATGCTGGTGGTGCTGCTGATAGAGTACTCAATCAATTGTTGACCGAGATGGATGGAATGACAGCAAAGAAAACAGTTTTCATTATTGGGGCAACAAATAGGCCAGACATTATTGACCCTGCATTGCTCAGACCAGGTCGTCTAGACCAACTAATTTACATCCCCCTCCCGGATGAAGCTTCCCGTcttcaaatcttcaaagcatGTTTGCGGAAGTCCCCTGTCGCAAAGGACGTGGATCTGTCAGCTCTAGCACGGTATACACATGGTTTTAGTGGTGCAGACATAACTGAGATTTGTCAGCGAGCATGCAAATATGCCATTAGGGAAAACATTGAAAAG GATAttgagagagagaggaagaggAGCGAGAATCCTGAAGCCATGGATGAAGATGACACTGATGAAGTGGCTGAAATAAAGGCTGCACACTTTGAGGAGTCCATGAAATATGCTCGAAGAAGTGTGAGTGATGCTGACATTAGGAAGTACCAGATTTTTGCTCAAACATTACAGCAATCACGCGGACTTGGAACTGAGTTCAAATTTGCAGAGCACGCAGCTAATGCTACAGAAACAGGGGCAGCAGCCGACCCATTCACTTCTGTTAATGCTGCTGGAGACGACGACGACTTGTACAGTTAA